In Deinococcus maricopensis DSM 21211, the sequence GCAGACGATCATCCTCACGCGCGTGTCCGGCCGCGCGAGCCCCGTGCCGGAGAAGGAGGCGCTCGCACGCCTCGCGGCGCACCGCGCGACGCTGTGCATCTTCCTGTCCGGCCCGCAGCTGCCGAGCATCGTCGCGGACCTGCTCGGGCACTACCCGCCCGGCACGCCTATCGCACTCGTGCAGCGCGCCACCTGGCCGGACGAGCGGGTGCACCGCAGCACGCTGGAGCGCGTGCTGGACGAGGTGCGCGTGAGCGAGTGGCAGCTGACGACCATGCTGCTCGTCGGCGAGGCGCTGTCGCGCGAGGACGGCGTGGAGTCCCGCCTGTACGCGGCCGGGTACGCGCACCGCTTCCGCAAGGCCGCGAAGGACGAGGCGTGACGACCGGCGTGTGGCTGGTCCGCCCGGAAGCGGAAGCGCTCGGCGTGCACCTCGCGCGGGCGCTCGGTGCGGACGTCGTGCGGCCCTGGCTCACGGACGAGCGCCCGCGCGCGCAGTTCGCGCGCGCCTTCCACGAACGGCGCGCGTGGGTGCTCGTCATGACGACCGGCATCGCCACCCGCTACCTGGAGGGTCTCCCGGTGGACAAACGCACCGACCCGGCAGTGGTCGTGCTCGACGAGGCCGCGCGCTACGCCGTGAGCCTGCTGAGCGGCCACGAGGGCGGCGCGAACGCCCTCGCGTACACCGTCGCGAACGCCACCGGGGCCACGCCCGTCATCACGACCGCCACCGAAGCCACGAAGCCCCTCGTGCTCGGCATCGGCTGCCGGAAGGGCGTCCCGGCGGACACCATCGAGGAGGCCGTGCAGCTCGCGCTGGGCGCGCGTGACCTCCGCGAGGTGCGCGAGGTCGGCACCATTGACCTCAAGGCGCGCGAACCAGGCCTGCTGGACTTCTGCGCCCGCCACGCCCTGCCGCTGCGCGTGTACCGCGCCGCCGACCTCACCGCGCGCCCGTGGGTCACGGCCCCCAGCGCGTGGGTGCAGCGCACGACCGGCGCGGTCGGCGTGTGCGAACCGTGCGCGCTGCTGGGCAGCCCCCGCGCGCGCCTCATCACCCCGAAGACCACACTCAACGGCGTGGCCGTGGCCGTCGCCACGGACGCCTGGGAGGCCGCATGACCACCGAACCACGCCCGCACCCACGCGGGAAGCTGTACCTCGTGTCCGTCGGGCCCGGCGACGCGAGCCTGATTCCGCCGCTCGCGCAGCAGGCCCTCGCGGACAGTGACGCCATCGTCGGGTACGAACTGTACCTGCGCTGGATCGCCGACACCATAGAGGGCAAGGAGATTCACGCGCCGCCCCTCACGAAGGAGCGCGAGCGAGCGCAG encodes:
- a CDS encoding cobalamin biosynthesis protein; the encoded protein is MTTGVWLVRPEAEALGVHLARALGADVVRPWLTDERPRAQFARAFHERRAWVLVMTTGIATRYLEGLPVDKRTDPAVVVLDEAARYAVSLLSGHEGGANALAYTVANATGATPVITTATEATKPLVLGIGCRKGVPADTIEEAVQLALGARDLREVREVGTIDLKAREPGLLDFCARHALPLRVYRAADLTARPWVTAPSAWVQRTTGAVGVCEPCALLGSPRARLITPKTTLNGVAVAVATDAWEAA